From the Telopea speciosissima isolate NSW1024214 ecotype Mountain lineage chromosome 9, Tspe_v1, whole genome shotgun sequence genome, the window TCTGGAAGTTGGAGTAAAATGTGAATTTTGTTAAGGGTAGAGTTGGACACAGAGGTGAGATGCCTTGGGGAAAGGTAAGGCCATCACCCCACCTTTCCCTACCTGTATAGTGAGGCATACTTATCACACAAATTAAGTCTCACATGATTGAAAAGGTCATACAAAAACAAGTGCTAGCTAGTTCAATGGGTTTACATTGAAATTATTGATTGGATGGGAAGTTCCAATTACGGATTAGCCACGTTTCCATGATACAATTGTTGGGCCCTAGCTTGTACCAATGAAGCAAACTGATCTTTCAGATCAATTTGACATTTCCTTGCATTTTATTAGTtctttgaaaattgtttgagaAAGTGAGGTTAGTAGAATAACAACTACTACTCCAAATAtaggaagaaaaaataataaaacctgATTTTATGAGAATAACCCTGaattaagggtaattttggtCTTTAGAAATTTGAGGGCTGAATGGTAATTGCAAGTTTACTTTAACAGtagtaataaaagataattttttttaaaacattttttcaTAGAGGGGACATTGGGAAATTATAGAATACATTTATCCATTTAATGGACTGACTAAAAAACTTTCCCCgcttttttatttgttgatagttgACATAACTGAATTTTCCCTTATAAAATCAAAGACCCCATACATGAAACAAATCCAACTCATTCCCACAAAGGCACAAACCAACTCAGTCCATTCTCTTTTCAGTTCCACCATGATGCATCCCATTTTTTTGCTTGGACTTCTAATGGTAGCATACTTTAGTGTAAGAAAAATGAAGATTTTCCATTATCAATCATTTCAACATGGCTATTGCTTCTTCCTAATGtatctttttatttggtttttatttttcccataaaaaatttTGCAGGATTGTCAAGCTGAAATTACATTCTCACAATATTGGGAAGAGCACATTGGTCTTCCACACCCTCCACATTGGTTTGTTGCAAAGGCTTCTCCATTAAGCCCCCATCAGGTGACACTGTTTATGAATCTAATGGAGGAAAATGAACTGGCTTTCCACCTTCGTTCGTTCTGTATACAGGCTAATGTTGCTTGTTCTACAAATGCATTGATGAAGAAGACAATGTATGACAAAACCCTACCACCAATAGTCCAGTGGAATGATATGAAAAAGATATATGACGGCCTTCCAAAAGAAACAACATTATCGATTGCCAACCAATGGGGATTGCAATTTTTCCGAGAGTCAATGGTGAAAGAGGGAAATTTCATGTCTATACCTGATCTAAGGGACCCAATGTCTTATAAATCGTTCTTGCCACGTCCTTTGGCTtcaaaaatcccattttccttTACACACAtcaaggaattgaagaagatttttGGTGTGATGGATAATTCAAACATGGATGAGTATATTCAAGACACCCTCAAGATATGTGAGAAAAGCTGCATTCGTGGCGAGCAATGCACCTGTGCGACTTCCGCCGAGGATCTCATCGATTTTGTTGTCGAGAAATTAGGGCACCATGTACGCCTATGGACTACTGAGAACATCGAAGGATCTTATGAGAATGTTACAATTGGAGCTATGAAACTAATATATGGAAACCTCTCCGAACCACCAGCCTTATGTCATAGTCAACCATTCCCATTTCAAGTCTATTATTGccacattttaaaaaaagtaaaagtatATGCAGTTGATATACATGCTCGAAAGAAGGTGAATCATGCAATCATGGCATGCCATTATGATACATCAACTTGGAATCCAAACCATCTTGCTTTCAAGCTGTTGGGTTTTGGTCCAGGCCTAATTGAAGTGTGTCATTGGATAAACAAGAATGGAGTGGTCTGGACAAAGACTCTAAGTTGAGTAGCATTTGAAGATTTGATAGTTCTATGATATGTGTTACATGTTACTTTTAATGATATTTTAAGGATAAATAATGACCTATTTTTTACCTTCATATTatttctttcaagtttcaatataatttgttcttcaattgtCCAACATAATAGATGACAACCTgatgaaatcaaaagaaaatgtttGTCCCATAAAGTCTTAGCTAGACATTCTTAGTcaactagaaaaaaaatctcatacAAAAGTAATTATTTGACATAATATTTTACCTTCTTTTTGCCCTACAAGACAGAGTAATGGGAAACGTTAATGCGAATTCAAAGAATGGAGAGGAGATCGAGATAGTGAACAGAAGCACTAGAACAAACATGGGATTACATGCCAAAGGAATGCTTACCGAAGGGCATAGCCCTATGTATGAGGCTGACTCAGGCTTACATACGAGAACCATCTCGTAAGCCCCTGAGGCGAGGCGCACAGACAGAATCCACTTCAAAGTTGGATTCCTTTTGTGCGCCTCATGAATGTATGAGATGGTTCTTGTCCGTGAACCTGAGCTCGACCCTGCCAGCCTTTCACACCTCAAGTCAGGAAAGGTAATTTTAATGTGGTGATTTATACTCTTTTGCAATCAATTTCACTACAGCACCCGCTGCTCTAGCTAATTATCCACCCTTTCCAAGTGTGATTTttattaggggtgcaagtttgatcTTGTCGGCCCAAACTCTCCTGGCCCACCCTAAGCCTGAATagggcctaggctgagataccAAGGCCCTGAGGGCGGATCAGAGCgggaaatttctagccctgagttagggtcaggCCGGGCCAGGATTGAGCCCTCGGGCTATGCCCAACCTTTGTTTAAGTTATaccataaaatataataaactttaatttatttttatttttttgtttttgaaacaATTTTTATGCACGCCTGTTTATGAACATGATTGTGCCTTTTAACCGTTGGATAGGTGTGGGGGCAAAAATATAATTACACACCCCTCTCTCCCCAATCCAACGGTTGAAGGCACCACCATGTGCGTACATCGCTATGCATAAAACATtttgcttttcatttttttggatatCCTCACCTCGTATAAGTGTTGGCTTCATTTTCACATACCTTATTCCTGTATATTAATAgaacttctttgtttcatcaATAATTATTCATTTTTGTTATGTGTAATCAATATATGATCCAAGTTATAGCGAATTTGTCATATCATAAAAGAGAAATTATTAATTGAGTGTTGTATCCATTATGTGAATTTGCAGAAGTCATCAACTATCCTTTTAATAAAGATATAGTCTTGGTATATATATAGAAGGTAACATTTGATTCACCAAAAGTAATTCTAATTATATGATATAATTCTCTTTCATAGAGAATGTTGGGCTCAGATGGGAGCCTATTAGGCAACTCAAAAGGAGTGACGTGCCTTGGAAGATCAAAATTGGATTGAGAGTCTAGTAAGTTCACTACACTATAGTTTTACCTATAGAGATACTCTTAACTGCCACATATATTGACAATCTAATGATTTTTTTGGATGTCACGTAGGTTGTTGATGTCTTCAGGCAAGTGCTAATcctcaaacaaacaaaaaaaaaaatattcattgtGCCTTTCCCACTTATTTTGgggtaaattttttatttggcaTATACAATACTAAAACATGTGACTAAAGTTAGTCATATATATGCATTAATATTTTCAATGGTTATGGTAGGAAAAGATTGCTAAAGGACTCATCAAGGAAATAAAGGATCTACAATCTTATTATTCAAAGGAGAATCTAAAGTACAACTTGATTCTTTGTGATCTGGTAATTATTTCAAAAATACTTGCCCCAAGTTTGTATCTTCTATGGTTACGTTTTTACACCTTGTACTGTAGCTTTGCATTGAGTGCATCTTACTTTTGTTTTGTTAAGTATGTTATTGTAATAAATGGATGACTAATGTACTAAACTTTGACTAATTATAATAATTTGTGTGTAGTTTTTCATCCCCATATGCTTGGATAAACATTAGTTTTTATACGTGATAAATTTGAAGGATAAAATATTACATATTTTGGATTCCATACAAAGAGAAAACACAATTGATCAAAATATGACACAGAAAATAGTGGTTTGTTTATTGtctgtaattaattttcttgtgTCTCAGTTAAAACATTATTTTAATTTCCTAGATGGATTAATGTGTGAACTGTTTACAAAAGGATACATGCGAGATGATTTTAACCTCGCTAAATGAGGAGAGGATACTTTCAATTTCTAAATGGAGTCTAGATCGACCTCAACTTCTATTACAAACAAACTTAtatgtttttcaattttgggtttaactaaaatattctcttattgTTTCATAACATATTGACAACCTTGATAAATCTTGTCATAGGCATGATTGTGGTGTCTTCATGTTGAATTTTATGGAATGTTGGGATTGGGAATTGACTGAAAATTTCTCACAGTTATGGATATGCTTATAATCTTTATACATACTTCATTTTTGTGGTTTATATTAATTTAATTTGAGtaacttattttcttttatcattCGTTCTTTCAAAATGTAGGATGACATGGTATTTATCCGAAAGAAGATCCAGGAAGACTCGATGTCATTCTCCAAAAACAATGCTAAAAAGGACACTTCAACAAAGtatgtcattttattttttaccaatAGATATTATTAGGATATTTTAAAATCAGTAAGTAGTGtaccattaatttttttttagggcaaaagttctctgtgggggagtgtggccttTGTGCATGCAcaagggccaatgggagtgcgcACGTGGATCATCAATTGGACGAGGCAGGCAtatctgcctttcatggggtagggcgatcattttgcccctgtGTGGGCATGGGCGGTACACTCCACCACAAAAAacatttctcatttttttaaaatatttaggCACCATTTGATAACCACTCCAAGAAACATGTTTCACTGTTTTTCTGTTCTAAGAAACGAAAAAACACCCCAAAAATTATTTGacaaatttgttttgttttctaattttttgaaacagaaattAGAATTTATGGATCATGGAACACTTTTGACGACACAAGTCTGAGGTGTTTTTCTGTTGCTTGAAACAAACTCAAAGAACCTGTGCCCTATAATTTCCAAGAAAGGGGTTCAAAGTTGAGAACCACACTCTACTCTCCTCGTCCTCAAGAGCTTAATAGGAACTAGGAAGCTCTCTCATCGCTACATGTTCATCGTCCGAGGTCGCTGCATGTTCATCGTCCATGTACCCTCCCtcccatatctctctctctctctctctctctctctctctgagctGGTCTGATCTGATCTTCTTCAATGAAAGACCATAGAAAGGTGCGACTAATTTGGGCaaaatttctagggttcaacGATGAGCAGAAGCTTGCAAGTATTGTTGTCATTATTGTCTTGAaatctgtaaaaaaaaaaactcattttcccCTTCGTTCTTCTCTCATCGTTGAACCCTAGATTTCACAAATCTCACAAATGTCATCTATTCAGATTCTCTTTGGTTAGTGTTCTTTCTTGTCTTGTCTTTTTCTCTCTGTTCTGCCTTTGTTTTGGTCTAGTGGAGAACTATAAAGAACTTCCAATGggggtttgatttgatttgatgcACAATACAATGTGGGTTCTTGTCCATGCATGTAATGCTTATGGACAGTCAAGTGGGGATTATAGATTCTTCCCCATTAGTGCTTAACATTATCTCATAAGCTACATTGAATTCCCAAGCCATACTAAGGGCccctgtctttttttttttttgctaaggatcagcaagaatatattaaaaggaagaaaaaagaatacaagaattTAATGTCCAGGCAAACCCAGATAGATACAGAAACATCACACTAAGGCCAAAAGCCTACAGCCAAAAAAGAAACACAGAAACAAGCTAAGGCCCAAAGCCTTGCAGCCAAGAAAGAAAGACACACCCACACTAGTCAAATCTGAATCTAGGCCTACCCTTAGCATCATCAGACAAAAGGCTCCAGGCCGAGGAGGGGAAGTCTGAAACCCATGGAGAAGATACACCACTGTTCGCCGCTGACTTAGCAAGGAAATCTGCTATGGGGTTGGCTTCACGGAAGCAATGGGAGATCTTccaagagatagagagaaggaACGGTGGCAAGCCAATCCACTGTTGCCTGACAAACCAAGGAATCGAACCAGTACGGAGAGCACCCACAACAGACATGGAATCACATTCTACCCATAAGCGAGTCACACCCATTTCCTTAGCTCTCAATAAACCATGGAATAAAGCCATGAATTCCGCCACATACTTGGACTTAATGCCAAGAAAGAAGCTAAAGGCCGTTACCAAGGTTGCCCGATCATCCCTAATAATGCCGCCAGCCCCAGCCTTCCCCGGATTCCCTAGAGAGCAGCCATCAGTATTAAGTTTCACCCATCCTTTAGGGGGACTGTACCATCGGACTTCTGTAATGGCCTGAGCATGCTTAGGGAGCACCGGAATATCCAAACATCTAGCACATGAGAGATCAAGCAAGGAGGAGACTGGGTAAGAGAAAGCCCTGGAAACGTCCCTCAAAGAAGCAAGAAAATTGGAGTAAAGAGCTTCCAAGCCCTTGTCCTTCCCTTCAAATTTCCTACAATTCCGCTCAGACCAGATGCAATAtggaatcaaaaccaaaccagacAGCCAGGCATCTCTCATGGGGACAGAGTTGGTTTTCCTTTTCCACCACAAAAAGAAGTATAATAGGGGCAAGGAGCCAGGCCATTTGACATTAAACAGGATCATAAACTTCTGCCAAAGGCTTCTAGCAAAAGGGCACTCCTGGAAAATGTGGGCGTCCGATTCCACATAGGCCTTACAAAAATCACAACGCGAAACCAGGTAAACTCCTTTTCTAGACAGCGCCATGTCCGTAGGTGTTTTTCCATGAATCAAGCGCCAAGCCAAGTAGGAGTGTCTAGGAAGGAGGGCCTTATTCCACACCAAATTACTCCAAGAGACATTCGGGCTTTTTTTCCTTGGCATCTCCCAAGCTGAATACACAGAAAACACCCCCTAGGGGGTGATAACCCAAAAACAAGAGTCCAAACTAGACGGTTTGGGCAGCAGAATGCTCTTAATGACTTCAAAAGTATCAATAAGATATGAAGAGCGGACTTGGGGAGGGACCAAGAGCCATCAGAAATGAAATCTGAGGCCAAAGCGGTTTTATCCAAAAAGAAAACCGAACCAAGCCCCGAAGCATCTGCAATCGATCACTGCCCAGCCAACAATCATTCCAAAAGCCGACAGAATTTTCATTACCAATAATCCACCTTTCTTGCTGCTTAACAAAGTCCCAAACTTTACGGATACCCGGCAAGATTGAGGAGGATAGAAAAGGGGACGTTAAGGAGCCATTAGGGGAGACAAACCTCGATCGCAGGAAATTACAAACCATCGAGTCATCATGTAGGATCTACCAAGTCAACTTACAAAGCAGCGCCTTGTTGAGGTCACGAAGGCGACGAATGCCCAACCCACCTTCCGCTTTAGGCTTGCAAACCAAATCCCACTTGA encodes:
- the LOC122639087 gene encoding polygalacturonase non-catalytic subunit AroGP2-like; this encodes MVAYFSDCQAEITFSQYWEEHIGLPHPPHWFVAKASPLSPHQVTLFMNLMEENELAFHLRSFCIQANVACSTNALMKKTMYDKTLPPIVQWNDMKKIYDGLPKETTLSIANQWGLQFFRESMVKEGNFMSIPDLRDPMSYKSFLPRPLASKIPFSFTHIKELKKIFGVMDNSNMDEYIQDTLKICEKSCIRGEQCTCATSAEDLIDFVVEKLGHHVRLWTTENIEGSYENVTIGAMKLIYGNLSEPPALCHSQPFPFQVYYCHILKKVKVYAVDIHARKKVNHAIMACHYDTSTWNPNHLAFKLLGFGPGLIEVCHWINKNGVVWTKTLS